The DNA sequence ATGGGGATCCCCGCCTAAGGAGAACCGAAAGGCGGGTTTGGGATACCCGGAGCTGTCGAGGCCTCCCAGGGAATCCTCCGTGGTCTACCTCGAGCTACACCGCGCGCTCCAGTGTCTCGGACGCGAACAGGCAGCAACTCGAGGGACGCGGCTGTGGATGCGGCCTAGCCTGGGAGGGTCTGCCGAGCACCGGGGAGACAACGGGGACGGTTTTAGGGTTAACTACCGGCCCTCCGGAGGACCGAGAAAATATAGAATTACAGTAAGTATCTCGTCAGGgtgtttaaaaacaatattccGGCACGTATCTCCTGATGGAGTCAACCCGGGCGTCGTGGCCCGAGCACCTGACAACACAGAACCGAGGAGATGCTTCTTTTTGACAGACGAGTTGACGCTAGCATGTTGGCTACCTAACGTTAGCCATCTTCTATATGTTTGTTACACATTTGACTGCAGCGGACTGTAGTTGTGTTGCATTTTTTGACTCGTGAGCTAACACAACAACCCTGATTTGACCAACACAGATCTTAACATTTCCCTCTTTTGGCTTCGCTTCTAAATCATATCTAACGATGCTAGCTAGCGTTACCGTTAGCTCCTGGAGTGCAAATGCTAAGTGATGGCCAGCATCGACAGGCTCGTTAGCTCGTGTATTCAGTGTTAGCTAGCTCCATCACTCACTGGTGGTGTTTCTAACCATTTGGTTAGATCGTTATTTTTGTTAAACCCACTGCAGACCAACTCGAAACGAGAGCGAGGACTTGAACGTGTCCCTAAGTGGACACGAGTGGTGCAGGTAACATTATTCATTGAATGTATGCGAGCCACAGTCACAGCAGGGCGTGTAACTTAAACGTCAACCTTTACACAAGCTAGCAAGCTGGACACTCATTGTCTTTATTGTGGCCTTTTCCATTGCTGTAAGTACACTTGGCAGTGCCCCCATTAGTGACCTTTCAAAACTCCAGCCCCATGTAACTTAGTCTTATGTTGCCAGGGCGTTATCACGTGATGATTTAATTCCCAAGGCAGAGACTCTTACACATCTGGCCCACGTCATTGATGCATACATCTATAATACCTGTCATTGAGCAGGTTTTGGCCCAGATATTATTTTAGCACTCAAACTGCTCGGCGGGCACCACATGATAGTGGCGAACCTTATTGTCAGGTTTATTGATGACTCAGAACAGGAATTTTCCACATCCATATAGCTAAAAACAGCCATGACTCATCACAACCAGTGCCCTTTGAAACAGTGATCCGACGCTCCCATTTGAATACACCAGACCCCACAACGCCCGTCCTTAATCTTTGCTCTTGTCTCTGCAGCCATGATGGAAGAACTGCATAGCCTGGACCCCCGACggcaggagctgctggaggctcGCTTCACTGGTGTTGGTGTGGCTAAGGTTCGTGTTGCAGCAGATGTCACAGATATGGAGCACGGGAACGGCGTCCCGTCAAAGTGCTCGAAATTACAGATTGCCCTGATTGCACAGTTTTTTGCGAATCTCTTCCCCTCTTTGTCTCACTTTGCCTCAGTATCATTCCGCTGTTTGGCCTGGACCAGCTTGGCCCCACTCCTTTTCTTTGTCCGTCTCTGGAGAAGGTtgagctgtgtctgtgttttttggcTGGTGTGATATGGCATCTCTCCCTGGCTCATGATGTAGCGGCTGTATATGCAAGTGGCGATGCCTGCCAAAAAGGCCACAGACGGGACAGGGGTGGTAGGGGAGGAGGAATGAAGGCAGAGGAGGAATGCAGAAATAGTTCTTGACCAGGTGTGAGTGGAGGCAGCATTTACCCTTCCGCCCTCTTGTTTCCGACGTGGATGGAGCTTTCTATGTGGAAGGTGATCTTGGAACAGTTAGGGAGCGAGAATCGGCGCCAGGAGTGGGCCCCGTGCCAGCCATAGGCAGAGCTGAGCCCAGAGCATGGCATGGCTGCTGCCGCAGAGAAAATGGCAGCCCTCGCTAAGGCATCATGCCATAGCAACCCTGTATGACAAGGGATGCAATGTGTGTGGGgggaagtgagagagaagtgTGTCAACTAATGGCTATGAAGAAATGTAGGTTGGTGGTCTAAAAACCCTGCCGTGTCGCTGAGCAGCTTcgacttttttttcttgaccTTGAGCAGCTGCGTGTCACTGCTGTTCTCTCTGACATCGCTGAAAGGAAAATTGTCGTCCTTTGATAACAAACAGGTAGCACACCTTTTTGGTAATGGAGCAGCGAAGGCCCACTAAAACGACTAGAAAGTGTATTTCCTTTTGAACAAGCTTGATATCAGATAACCAAGGTTTTGTGTGGGATGAGCAGCCATTCTTAGATCAGGCAGAGGATCTTTCGCTGGCTGTTTCCAGAGTGAAGGGAGAAGAATGGTTAAGACTGGTGAACAGGAGAAAAATGGATGACATTATCCAAAggtgacagacagacggagggatACATCGCCAGCAGCATGCCTAATGTTCAGCCATTTTAGGAGGGTTCAGTGAGAGAGCTCTAGTGTGCTCTGAATGACTAAGTATCTCTTCCTGATTGGACAGTGCCTCCTGAATTCTGATGTGATTCATTTGACTGACAGGCATCACCTAGGGAACCAGCGTTAGGACTGATGCAGGTCTTGATTCAGTGGGGAATAAATGGTGACGTTATTTAGCCAAACCTCACTCTTGTGCTCTCTaacaagtgcacacacaacaAGTACACAAGCATGTACTTTGAGGATACAGTTTTGTGTGGACAAAACCTCTTGCGTCTTTTTCAAGATCCTTTTGTATTTCCTAACTAATTGTGCTTAATTTTTTTTGCCTCATTTTAACAGGGCTCAGGTCAGAATCAAAACGAGTCCTCCAATCAGAGTTTATGCAGTGTGGGCTCGCTTAGTGATAAAGAGCTAGAGGTAAGTCTGAATCCCGTGctaactgtttttctttttctcccaaCCACCTCTGTGTCGCACCTTTTTTATTGCACATTTGCTTGATTCTCGCTGCTTTCCTGACAGACGCCTGAGAAAAAGGCGAATGACCAGAGAGTGCGAAAACGGAAAGCAGACCACTTCGACGGCAGCCAGGGTAAGTTTGGTCGACCGCTGCAACGCTTTCATCGTCTATCCCAAATGTCAGCGTCTCTCTGAACTCATCGCTGCTCTTTCTCATCCAGGCAAAGCCGGAGCAAGGGGGCATAAAATTAGTGATTATTTTGAGGTGAGTGGCAGAACATTTTTCTAATTTGTATATCCAGCAGCGCTCATGTACTTTCAAATGCCTCAGTATTGGGTGCATAACTTTTCATACTTATTTTTTTAACCACTCGTTTTAGCCATCTCTGGCTTTCCATTGAACTACTTTCCTATCCCTCTTTCTTCACATGTCTGTCAGTTTGCGGGAGGTAGCGGTCCTGGTACCAGCCCTGCCAGGGGAATTCCACCAGTGGTCCGCTCTTCCCCACAACACTCCCTATCCAACCCCCCTGTCACGGTGAGCATCTTTGCTCTGTGGTctgacttgtgtgttttttattttatttttttgttaatctCTCAACACTCTTTCCtgtcattctttttttcctgcactTTTTCATGGATGGGAAGAATCTGTGTTGTAACGTTtagtttttaagtttttgtaactcatcatcatcatcagtcattATTAGCCAAGGTCTTTTCCCGAAAACCAAAGAAATCAATCAATGAAAGTAACATAGTTgaaatgcacatacacatggacattcagatgaaataaaaaatagtttAGATGAACCTGTTGTACAAATGTTTGGGTGTTTGAGTCTTTTTTAATACTTAAATCTGAGAGTTTATACTTTTAATTTGTACAGTCTCATGTGCTTCTAATAGTTAATTTGAGTGTTTACAGTTGGCCTCTTACTTCTGCTAGATTAATGTCGTGTTTTATCATGACCGGTATCAGCTCTTAATTAATTCATGTAATCGAATGAAATTCACACATTAAGATACCCTCTGCATGTGTAAGGTTTTTactgtttgaatgtgtctgCCTCCCAGGTGCAGCAAGGAAGCCCCTCTTCCATCGGCTCGGCCAACACAGAGCACTCGACGTGTTCGCTGAAGCCCGCTCCTCTTCACATGCTCCACAAAGCCACCCAGGTACCTGACACGTCATCAGATGGCCATTTATCTGATTTAACTCGACTGTAATTCAAAAGTTGTTCAATACTTGGcatatcaacaaaaaaaaaaaatcaatccaAAATATTGTTTGATGGGATGACTTGTTGCTCTACTATTTGTCACTGATACAGAATGATGCACCATTAACATAAACACTGTTTTGTGCTCACTTTACCCTGTAGTCTGACCTTACCATAGAGAAACTAACCGCAATGGAGAACAACAAGAACTCTGAcctggagaagaaggagggCCGAATAGACGATTTGCTCCGGGTACTAAtctcattacatttcatttgttaCTCTGCTTGTCACTTCAAGTGGctttggaaatattttttttactcaatgCATGTTGGAGTTGAGACATTCCTTGTGTCTGTACATGTCTAAACAAGCTAATATTTAAATTCTTATTACCTgaccttttcctttttgttttgtatgttcTGCTCCAGGCAAACTGTGATCTGAGGCGGCAGATTGATGAACAGCAGAGGATGCTGGAGAGATACAAGGAACGCTTAAACAAGTGTGTGACCATGTCCAAGAAGCTGCTGATTGAAAAAGTACGTCTGTTCAATAGCAATCTGATTTATTATGAGCTATTAGTTACCAAAGTGATTGGATCACTGTGGGCTAGTTATATAAGCTCTAATTTAGGCCTGCTCTTCCTTTAGTCGAAACAGGAGAAGATGGCATGCAGGGACAAAAGCATGCAGGACAGACTTCGACTGGGTCACTTCACCACAGTGAGACATGGAGCATCTTTCACAGAGCAGTGGACGGATGGATACGCCTTCCAGAACCTTATCAAGTGAGGATCTTTCATGCTTTGCCCCTGCAGAAATGAATGTTAATTCGAGAGGTACAGAAAATACAACAGACTTCTCTATGTATTATAAGTAcgattttatttatcttaattaTCTAGACAGACAGCCTAACATGTTTACATTATCTTATACAAGAGGTAAACCCAGCCTCTCAGTCAGGGAGCCAGATAAATTACAGCAGATCATACACAGACTAACAGAGAAATTACTTAAATCTGTATGCGGCACCAATGTACCATCTTTTTTCAGACAACAAGAAAGGATTAACACCCAGCGAGAGGACATTGAAAGGCAGAGGAAGCTACTGGCCAAACGCAAGCCTCCCTCCATGGCCCAGACTCCACCCCCGAGCTTGGAGCAAAACAAACGCAAAAGCAAGACCAACGGAACAGAAAGTGAAGCGTACGTGTATTTTGGTTATTTATCTTCTCTTTTATTACCCACTGGTTAACCATGTGTTCATATTTTTGAACTTGCACTTCGGTTGGTTCTGTGTTCTCGCAGGTTATCGCAGGCAGAGTACCACGAACAAGAGGAAATCTTCAAGCTAAGACTAGGGCATCTTAAGAAGGTAATGCCCATTTATGAGTGACAGGTTTTTGCTTTCGACACACTTCCTCTGGTCTTTCCTTGTTTAGTCGTTTTTGTTAATAACAttgctttgattgttttcctttgcaggaggaggcggagatCCAGGCGGAGCTAGAGAGGTTGGAGCGAGTGCGGAATCTGCACATTCGTGAACTGAAAAGGATCCACAATGAGGATAATTCCCAGTAGGGCTTCTTCTTCTATGGTCCTTTCCTAGTTGATCTGATGCATCTCTGGGCTCTGTCTCATTCCTGAACTTGCGTTTTCACTCTGTGCAGATTCAAAGATCACCCCACGCTAAATGACCGTTACCTGCTTCTCCATTTACTTGGACGAGGGGGTTTCAGTGAAGTTTACAAGGTGAGAGAAACTGCATCCTTTCTTGTGAAGGAATAAGCTCTTTGTCCCCAGAGTGGTGAAGAAAAAGGTCAACCATTCagcattttcacttttttaaactAATGTAGTGAGTGTAGATCTTTGCCAGAACATTCCCTAGTGTTAGTACTCGATGAACCTTATCAAATAGATTTACGATAAAAGCAAGTTTTCAGCTGCTTGTATGGTGACAGGTGTTGATTCAAATTAAGTTGTCTTTTGGCATTGTAGTGTAAGATACTTTGGGAAATATTTTCAGATGCatttttcattacattacactcagttgacatcatcaacatttcaaagtaaatgaTTGTCAGAATGTGAGTGTGATTCCAAGAATCTGTTGTCACCTCTGTAAAAGTGCTGAAAGAACAAGGCCATTTTATGTTAGTCTGTATAGCAGCCATAACAAGTTTGTGCCAAATGCCGCTCACAACTAAATagagacatttattttccagGCCTTTGACCTAACGGAGCAAAGGTATGTTGCGGTCAAAATCCACCAGTTAAACAAGAACTGGAGGGATGAGAAGAAGGAAAATTATCACAAGTGAGTGCTGTGTTTTTGAAGCAATACATCATTTTATGTCctgtcacactgtgtgtgtgtgtgtgtgtgtgatactcgcatttaaaataaattgtgtaAAAGTTGAACATTATCTTTGTTTCAGACATGCATGCAGAGAATATAGAATCCATAAAGAGCTGGACCATCCACGAATAGTTAAACTCTACGACTACTTTTCGCTCGACACTGACTCGTAAGTCATTTCCTCTTAAAAATATGTCATCCAAAACATATGTTCATGCAGAGTGTATGCAGAGGACTTTTTCAATATGTAAAACCTTAACTTTGTTTGCACTGACACTAATAATAGACTTCTCCCTTGTTGTGGTGCAGGTTCTGCACCGTCTTGGAGTACTGCGAGGGCAACGACTTGGACTTCTACCTGAAGCAGCACAAGCTCATGTCCGAGAAAGAGGGCCGCTCCATCATTATGCAGATTGTCAATGCCCTCAAGTACCTCAATGAGATCAGACCGCCCATTATCCACTATGACCTTAAACCTGGTGCGTCTACACATCACAGTGACTGCTACACTCCGAGAGTTTACATGATGTTGTTTTGGGGGTTACTGCATATTAATGTAGAAGTGAAACTGTCAGTTAAAGGAAATGCTTGAGACTCTGCTGCAGTGACGTTAGTGTTAAGACCGAGTTTTTATTCTGGTTCAGTCTTTTTCCAATAATAGctatgatttatttatcaaaagTATTTGGACCAAGTGGGACAGAGTATTAAATCTGTCTCTGTTGACAGTTTAGGGTATAATTTGTGAAAGAGTTAGACAGTTTGACCTCTAACCTAGTTGCTGCCCATTATTCCATCAAGATTGttttgaacataaaaaaaacagacaatcaTTATGCTTTGAACAGAGCTGAATCATCCGTGGGATAATCGTCTTTTTTGACTGGAAATGTTATCAATCTGAACTGTGAGGACATTTGCTTTATTAACTCATTTTCTCGCCCCCGCTCAGGCAACATCCTCCTGGTGAATGGCACTGCATGTGGTGAGATCAAGATCACAGATTTTGGCCTGTCAAAGATAATGGATGACGACAGCTACAACTCGGTAGACGGGATGGAGCTGACGTCACAGGGAGCAGGGACCTACTGGTAAGATGTACAGTGGGAGTCGACACTCTGCTGCAGGGGTGCCATTGTCCGTGATATGATAAACTgtgctttttatttgttcttttgaGCCTCAGGGTCAAATTTATTTCAGATAGTCAGGCCTGACATATTTCTCTGTGCCTGAGTACTTAAAACATCATAGTACATTATGAAGTGTGCTTACATCCATCCAGAGAACACATCaaagaatataaagaaatagaaatccTACATATGGTGCTGAATGATCAACCCATTCCAACAGCTTCCTAACTGAGCAACATCAGCCTTGCGACACATTCTCGTTCTAACATTTTACAGTATATCCAAAATGCCTACCCTATATCTGTAATGGCAGGTTAGTGGATCCCCTTCGAAACATGTCATGAGTTTTGACAGCGTAGTGTCCACTATGGTCACTATGTGCGACTGAGCATCGGTTTGACTCTAGTTTTGCCTGAAGGAGCACTCGAGGCTCAGCGGTTTCATTGCTCGAACGTGGGGCATTTTATTGCAACAGCCACGAAAGAGATAATAAATTCCAGAGTGTATAGTGTACTGCGATTAGATCTGCAGATAGTAGTAATGGGTTAttaataacaaatgaaaaccaGTACACTGCAGTACACTGCATACCTCAGCCTTTCTTAGCAAAAGATTGTGTTAGTTCCactatatgtacacacacaatgtaACATGGTCTGCAAATTAAGTTCTTTGACACATTGTTGATGCTAATCTCCAATTTGAGGGACTAAATCAACACTAACAATGAATTCCTCTACAACGATATGACTTAGGAAAAACAGTCTCTGgctacagacacagagacgtttttttaaagtgtagcaagtcagagacgtcagctgagagagagagagagagagagagagacaaacggagagagagcagcagagtcagtgtgtatgtgtgtgcgcgcgcgctcTGTTACTTCCCCTCAGGTTCGGGGATCATAAATAAGCTTCACAaatcttttatataatcatccGCTCATATTGATGAATTTAACtcgggacaaacgtgatcactagaaGTTCCCACAGTAGAGTTTAGAcgggaggaggcggagggaggTTTGACGGAGCCGCCTCGcagttctctgttttctctctattctcttcttacAACAGTGATTTACTGACGGAAAAagtcaatgatctgaatgtctttaatttatcatctagggcagcagggctccatctgattggccaaatacATTGACACAACATCTATCGTGCACGGTGATATCGCAATGACGATAGATTTCCGATAAATCGTGCAGCCCTAGTAATGCGCTGGGTTTTCTCAGAGCAGATATAATATTACCGATGTTTGTCTTGACATATGTACCTACATGGCTTCAACAtccatttatttgaaaatgaaaagtagaGGTACACACCCTGAGGTCCCCTAAATATAACAtactgccacacacacaaacaattaaatacaCTGTATAGACAATACATTTAAGTCATGTAAAATTTGACTAATCTGAATGTGGCTCTTCATTTCTCCTTTAGGTACCTGCCCCCTGAGTGCTTTGTGGTTGGGAAGGAACCACCCAAAATCTCCAACAAGGTGGATGTGTGGTCTGTGGGAGTCATTTTCTACCAGTGTTTGTATGGCCGAAAGGTAGGAGACACAAACTGGAAATAATATAAACATTTGAGCTATTATTGACCTATAAGCTTATATTTATATTGcgatacagaaaaaaatacagttggGATTATGTCCCTATGTTATGTTACATTATTCAACTTTAAATTCTAATCGTATGTATCATGAATTGAATTGTTCCTATTCCTATCCTTTATTTAATTCAGGCTTCATCCACTTTTTGAACATGTTTTCAATGACActtcttttccctctctttgcCTTCTAGCCATTCGGTCACAACCAGTCCCAGCAGGacatcctgcaggagaacaccATACTGAAGGCAACAGATGTGCAGTTTCCTCCTAAACCAGTAGTCACACCTGAAGCTAAGGTAATGGACTCCCTCACATCTATGCATCTGCAACTAGCACAATAAGCTCCATTAATTCTCCCTTTCTACTATAGTTAACAATGAGTTATTATATTTTCGTTCAAACATTGTAGTAGTTGGTATTTGTAGCTTATCAGTTATAGCAATCTTTTATTCTTTCTCCCTCCAGGCCTTTGTAAGGCGCTGTTTAGTGTACCGTAAGGAGGACCGCATCGATGTGCACCAGCTGGCCAGTGACCCCTTCCTCATGCCCCACATCCGCAAGTCGGTGGCCTCGTCGGGCACTTCGGGCACGGCCGTGGCCTCCACATCCAGCTCCTCCAACAGCAGCGCCTCAAACTGAACTGACTGACTGAACCATATGAAAGAGTCGAGTGGGTGGGGGCGGCACCATAATGTGTCCACCTTCCCATTAGCATCCCACCTTGCCATGAAGAGTCCAAGATAAGAGGTCGGACGACAGCAAAGGGTGCGTGAGGAGTCATGGTTGGGTTGGCAGGGGAGAGCGACGTCACCCCTTCAGCCCTCTCATGTCCACCCACCCCAACTTACCTGTCCTCCTTTCTCAAAAAAGGGTGGCATTGTTCTGGGGGTCAAAGCCCTGGATGACTCACACAGCAAGGGGCGAGGTTTGGCACTATGTTGgttaaaaggggggggggggggggttcagtgttttggatttttcttttcagctcgaaaaaagaaaatacaaagaagTACAGAACTGCTTCAGCTTGGCCAGATGAAAAGGACTGCGGGAGGCATCATACCTGtacgcactcacacacatacaccatgCATGAGCCATTCTGCTCCAAGGTAGTCTGAACTCCCCAAGCtcaaacatttagtttgttCTCATTTCCCTGAACCCGACTGAGAGAACCAGTCTGCCCCGTTATTGTATTGAACCCTAAATATCTATGGCTCCACTTTATCCAACTCGCTGTTTCTGGGATCCTCTGCCCCACTTAATTTCCAGACCCAGATAGTTTTTGACGAGGAGGGACAGAAGCTACTATCCCATCTCCACGCTCGCCCTCCATCTCCTCGTCAAACTCCTGTGACCAAAGCTTTTAACTTCCAGCTGGTGGCAGTGTTCCACCTCAGTTTTTATAATGAATGGTTTTAGAGTCGTGTTACGTGATATGGAGTGGAAGCTGTTGAGGAATGACccctttttacatttttttttccttttttttaaagaacacttTTCAATGCAACCAGTTTTATGGacaaaactgttgttttttcaagttGCCTTTCACTAGAGCTGTTCTCGTTTTGATtgatatccccccccccttaccataaacacatatttatttaggtatgtttttgaatttatttttggcCAATGAAATGCAAGGGACTGGTTTACCTTATAGTACTGTGGGGGAGATTGGGCCTTAGCAGACAGTTGCATAAACCATTAAATACTATtggttaaaatgtgtgtgttgttctgggTTTAATATCACAGGACCAACTTCTGTTTACAACACAGCTGACAATGTATTCATGAGTATGATGTCTGTACTTAGTTTCTGTTCATTATTGTTCTCTGTAAAATTGGTTTCACAGATtagaaatcaaatatttatccAGGTGCATTCAAGCCTTTCCAAGTCAGTGCTAAAACCTCGTTGATAGCTTGTAGTGTTAATATACCAAATAACGTCTAGTTTTCTGATAAGGGAGTAAATGGGTCAGTAAGCAGATAGTATATTTCGATGGTAATGTCACATTGACTGTAGCCTGCTCCATAAATGATCAGATTTTTATGGATGATTATAATATTTGTGTAGTGCACAAGTAAAATTAGTAAAGCGTCTAAAATCTGGTTTGGGAGTTCAGGAGAGGCCCTGCTTCCGTCGGGAGAATACAAACGCCAAAGCTAAATATTCAACGGCTTCTTATTTGTTCTGTGTCTCAAGTGGCATGTTGAATAATatttgacacacacatttgagCACACAATCCGGGATGCGTGAGAAACTCGATAAGAGGCCGCAAATTGGATATAACTGTCTCACACACTTCAGTAGCTGACCACtaatgttatttcattttttctaGCAAGCAGCTCTCAGCAGACATGTTTATTGGACAGGATATGTCAGCTTTAGGCAGTAAGATGAATGACTGTTTTTGTCAAACTATATTTGTCATTAGAAAGCTTTAGAAGACTCAATTACTTAAAGTGGTACTAAATCATATCACTACCAAGATTCAAGTCCACTAAGACAAAGgcaaataatgataaatgtacTGTATAAGCTGTGAGCACTTAACTGAAATATTACAATTGTGTGATTGAATTTTACTCTTCCATGTCAGGACTCATGGGTCGACCACACAAGCTCGACTTTAACTTTCGTTCATATC is a window from the Hippoglossus hippoglossus isolate fHipHip1 chromosome 8, fHipHip1.pri, whole genome shotgun sequence genome containing:
- the tlk2 gene encoding serine/threonine-protein kinase tousled-like 2 isoform X1, encoding MMEELHSLDPRRQELLEARFTGVGVAKGSGQNQNESSNQSLCSVGSLSDKELETPEKKANDQRVRKRKADHFDGSQGKAGARGHKISDYFEFAGGSGPGTSPARGIPPVVRSSPQHSLSNPPVTVQQGSPSSIGSANTEHSTCSLKPAPLHMLHKATQSDLTIEKLTAMENNKNSDLEKKEGRIDDLLRANCDLRRQIDEQQRMLERYKERLNKCVTMSKKLLIEKSKQEKMACRDKSMQDRLRLGHFTTVRHGASFTEQWTDGYAFQNLIKQQERINTQREDIERQRKLLAKRKPPSMAQTPPPSLEQNKRKSKTNGTESEALSQAEYHEQEEIFKLRLGHLKKEEAEIQAELERLERVRNLHIRELKRIHNEDNSQFKDHPTLNDRYLLLHLLGRGGFSEVYKAFDLTEQRYVAVKIHQLNKNWRDEKKENYHKHACREYRIHKELDHPRIVKLYDYFSLDTDSFCTVLEYCEGNDLDFYLKQHKLMSEKEGRSIIMQIVNALKYLNEIRPPIIHYDLKPGNILLVNGTACGEIKITDFGLSKIMDDDSYNSVDGMELTSQGAGTYWYLPPECFVVGKEPPKISNKVDVWSVGVIFYQCLYGRKPFGHNQSQQDILQENTILKATDVQFPPKPVVTPEAKAFVRRCLVYRKEDRIDVHQLASDPFLMPHIRKSVASSGTSGTAVASTSSSSNSSASN
- the tlk2 gene encoding serine/threonine-protein kinase tousled-like 2 isoform X2, translated to MMEELHSLDPRRQELLEARFTGVGVAKGSGQNQNESSNQSLCSVGSLSDKELETPEKKANDQRVRKRKADHFDGSQGKAGARGHKISDYFEVQQGSPSSIGSANTEHSTCSLKPAPLHMLHKATQSDLTIEKLTAMENNKNSDLEKKEGRIDDLLRANCDLRRQIDEQQRMLERYKERLNKCVTMSKKLLIEKSKQEKMACRDKSMQDRLRLGHFTTVRHGASFTEQWTDGYAFQNLIKQQERINTQREDIERQRKLLAKRKPPSMAQTPPPSLEQNKRKSKTNGTESEALSQAEYHEQEEIFKLRLGHLKKEEAEIQAELERLERVRNLHIRELKRIHNEDNSQFKDHPTLNDRYLLLHLLGRGGFSEVYKAFDLTEQRYVAVKIHQLNKNWRDEKKENYHKHACREYRIHKELDHPRIVKLYDYFSLDTDSFCTVLEYCEGNDLDFYLKQHKLMSEKEGRSIIMQIVNALKYLNEIRPPIIHYDLKPGNILLVNGTACGEIKITDFGLSKIMDDDSYNSVDGMELTSQGAGTYWYLPPECFVVGKEPPKISNKVDVWSVGVIFYQCLYGRKPFGHNQSQQDILQENTILKATDVQFPPKPVVTPEAKAFVRRCLVYRKEDRIDVHQLASDPFLMPHIRKSVASSGTSGTAVASTSSSSNSSASN